In the Oncorhynchus keta strain PuntledgeMale-10-30-2019 chromosome 29, Oket_V2, whole genome shotgun sequence genome, one interval contains:
- the LOC118361909 gene encoding uncharacterized protein LOC118361909 isoform X1, whose translation MTNCNVMVFHTQIASIMEMLASAAVADVCKLVDDDYAVFRLEITQSQKENRALRRKLQLLELKVARERAERTMQQRVVTSRPRIVKIPDRYKEMARARSRSRTLDLRARDPAMQSLVRIQAVSHLAVIGSPIERRTIGPASSGFGRGEGHLTGGHMSFVKPVGDNTWTDDQPITVDEGSGTSTQHVIVIESADAKAAGPGVRGVDPQHSRDIQTGAAVAMEDPATTPAQPSSRHSITEVSGTRNAILRSESETLTVTQRLLHKGSDDRSDTERLERLGCPPAPGSEYLLYGNRSLVNSHRDSGDALETGNDQSCSYTIEMDPGNISLDLETHADPSRGDWNRYSSSVYSEGCIDKKGEGLVADELTVKVEGDVPPAWNAACAGLSQGRDFLDYSLETNPNVVTHSPLHVLRDRDPVSTSIAPCDLQGRVLFDQVLNSNDRARAQTQGGGATLGNSKEKRFLCMFCSKGFSCTQKVEIHQRIHTGVKPFSCTQCHMRFAQAGHLKRHQRVHTGVKPFSCTQCQMRFAQAGDLKRHQRVHSGEKPFSCQMCEKRFSRQHQLKMHLKVHTGERAFS comes from the exons ATGACTAACTGTAACGttatggtttttcacactcaaatagcctccatcatggaGATGCTAGCTAGTGCAGCCGTGGcagatgtatgtaaacttgtagacgacgactatgcagtgtttcgtttggaaataactcaaagccaAAAAGAAAACAGGGCATTGCGGAGGAAACTACAGCTACTAGAATTGAAGGTGGCACGGGAGCGCGCAGAGAGGACAATGCAACAGCGCGTCGTCACCAGTCGTCCCAGAATTGTCAAGATTCCGGACCGATACAAAGAAATGGCAAGAG cacgGAGCAgatctcgaaccctcgaccttcgagcCAGAGATCCGGCgatgcagtccctggttcgaatccaggctgtatcccatctggccgtaattgggagtcccatagagcggcgcacaattggcccagcatcgtccgggtttggccggg GTGAAGGACATCTCACTGGAGGCCACATGAGCTTTGTGAAGCCAGTGGGAGACAATACATGGACagatgaccaaccaatcactgttgatgaggggagtggaacctcaacccagcATGTTATTGTGATAGAG TCTGCAGATGCCAAGGCTGCAGGTCCTGGGGTGAGAGGAGTGGACCCACAGCACAGCAGAGACATCCAGACTGGTGCGGCTGTAGCAATGGAGGACCCCGCCACCACCCCAGCGCAGCCCAGCTCCCGACACAGCATCACAGAGGTCAGTGGAACGCGGAATGCCATCCTTAGGTCAGAGTCAGAGACTTTAACTGTGACACAAAGGCTTTTGCACAAAGGATCTGACGACAGgtcagacacagagagactggagagactgggcTGTCCTCCTGCTCCCGGCTCAGAGTATTTACTTTACGGTAACCGAAGCCTGGTTAATTCCCATCGGGACTCAGGTGATGCGTTAGAAACTGGCAATGATCAATCTTGTTCTTACACTATAGAGATGGACCCTGGCAACATATCCTTAGATTTAGAGACACATGCTGATCCGTCTAGAGGGGACTGGAAccggtacagtagtagtgtatactCTGAAGGGTGCATAGATAAGAAAGGGGAAGGTCTGGTCGCAGATGAATTGACTGTGAAAGTGGAGGGCGACGTTCCTCCCGCATGGAATGCAGCTTGTGCAGGACTCTCACAGGGCAGAGATTTCTTAGATTACAGTTTAGAGACAAATCCAAATGTTGTGACCCACTCCCCTTTACACGTGCTCAGGGATCGCGACCCAGTGTCCACGTCGATTGCGCCTTGCGATTTACAAGGTCGTGTCCTTTTCGATCAGGTATTGAACTCAAACGACAGGGCTAGAGCCCAGACTCAGGGAGGGGGAGCCACATTAGGCAATAGTAAAGAGAAacggttcctctgcatgttctgtagCAAAGGCTTCAGCTGCACCCAgaaggtggagatccaccagaggatCCACACAGGGGTGAAgcccttcagctgtacccagtgtcacatgcgcTTTGCCCAGGCTGGccacctgaagaggcaccagagggtccacacaggggtgaaacccttcagctgtacccagtgtcaaATGCGCTTCGCTCAGGCTGgtgacctgaagaggcaccagagagtCCACTCAGGGGAGAAACCCTTCAGCTGCCAGAtgtgtgagaagaggttctcccgCCAGCACCAGCTGAAGATGCACCTGAaggttcacacaggagagagggcATTCTCCTGA
- the LOC118361909 gene encoding gastrula zinc finger protein 5-1-like isoform X2 yields MTNCNVMVFHTQIASIMEMLASAAVADVCKLVDDDYAVFRLEITQSQKENRALRRKLQLLELKVARERAERTMQQRVVTSRPRIVKIPDRYKEMARGEGHLTGGHMSFVKPVGDNTWTDDQPITVDEGSGTSTQHVIVIESADAKAAGPGVRGVDPQHSRDIQTGAAVAMEDPATTPAQPSSRHSITEVSGTRNAILRSESETLTVTQRLLHKGSDDRSDTERLERLGCPPAPGSEYLLYGNRSLVNSHRDSGDALETGNDQSCSYTIEMDPGNISLDLETHADPSRGDWNRYSSSVYSEGCIDKKGEGLVADELTVKVEGDVPPAWNAACAGLSQGRDFLDYSLETNPNVVTHSPLHVLRDRDPVSTSIAPCDLQGRVLFDQVLNSNDRARAQTQGGGATLGNSKEKRFLCMFCSKGFSCTQKVEIHQRIHTGVKPFSCTQCHMRFAQAGHLKRHQRVHTGVKPFSCTQCQMRFAQAGDLKRHQRVHSGEKPFSCQMCEKRFSRQHQLKMHLKVHTGERAFS; encoded by the exons ATGACTAACTGTAACGttatggtttttcacactcaaatagcctccatcatggaGATGCTAGCTAGTGCAGCCGTGGcagatgtatgtaaacttgtagacgacgactatgcagtgtttcgtttggaaataactcaaagccaAAAAGAAAACAGGGCATTGCGGAGGAAACTACAGCTACTAGAATTGAAGGTGGCACGGGAGCGCGCAGAGAGGACAATGCAACAGCGCGTCGTCACCAGTCGTCCCAGAATTGTCAAGATTCCGGACCGATACAAAGAAATGGCAAGAG GTGAAGGACATCTCACTGGAGGCCACATGAGCTTTGTGAAGCCAGTGGGAGACAATACATGGACagatgaccaaccaatcactgttgatgaggggagtggaacctcaacccagcATGTTATTGTGATAGAG TCTGCAGATGCCAAGGCTGCAGGTCCTGGGGTGAGAGGAGTGGACCCACAGCACAGCAGAGACATCCAGACTGGTGCGGCTGTAGCAATGGAGGACCCCGCCACCACCCCAGCGCAGCCCAGCTCCCGACACAGCATCACAGAGGTCAGTGGAACGCGGAATGCCATCCTTAGGTCAGAGTCAGAGACTTTAACTGTGACACAAAGGCTTTTGCACAAAGGATCTGACGACAGgtcagacacagagagactggagagactgggcTGTCCTCCTGCTCCCGGCTCAGAGTATTTACTTTACGGTAACCGAAGCCTGGTTAATTCCCATCGGGACTCAGGTGATGCGTTAGAAACTGGCAATGATCAATCTTGTTCTTACACTATAGAGATGGACCCTGGCAACATATCCTTAGATTTAGAGACACATGCTGATCCGTCTAGAGGGGACTGGAAccggtacagtagtagtgtatactCTGAAGGGTGCATAGATAAGAAAGGGGAAGGTCTGGTCGCAGATGAATTGACTGTGAAAGTGGAGGGCGACGTTCCTCCCGCATGGAATGCAGCTTGTGCAGGACTCTCACAGGGCAGAGATTTCTTAGATTACAGTTTAGAGACAAATCCAAATGTTGTGACCCACTCCCCTTTACACGTGCTCAGGGATCGCGACCCAGTGTCCACGTCGATTGCGCCTTGCGATTTACAAGGTCGTGTCCTTTTCGATCAGGTATTGAACTCAAACGACAGGGCTAGAGCCCAGACTCAGGGAGGGGGAGCCACATTAGGCAATAGTAAAGAGAAacggttcctctgcatgttctgtagCAAAGGCTTCAGCTGCACCCAgaaggtggagatccaccagaggatCCACACAGGGGTGAAgcccttcagctgtacccagtgtcacatgcgcTTTGCCCAGGCTGGccacctgaagaggcaccagagggtccacacaggggtgaaacccttcagctgtacccagtgtcaaATGCGCTTCGCTCAGGCTGgtgacctgaagaggcaccagagagtCCACTCAGGGGAGAAACCCTTCAGCTGCCAGAtgtgtgagaagaggttctcccgCCAGCACCAGCTGAAGATGCACCTGAaggttcacacaggagagagggcATTCTCCTGA
- the LOC118361909 gene encoding gastrula zinc finger protein 5-1-like isoform X3, with amino-acid sequence MSFVKPVGDNTWTDDQPITVDEGSGTSTQHVIVIESADAKAAGPGVRGVDPQHSRDIQTGAAVAMEDPATTPAQPSSRHSITEVSGTRNAILRSESETLTVTQRLLHKGSDDRSDTERLERLGCPPAPGSEYLLYGNRSLVNSHRDSGDALETGNDQSCSYTIEMDPGNISLDLETHADPSRGDWNRYSSSVYSEGCIDKKGEGLVADELTVKVEGDVPPAWNAACAGLSQGRDFLDYSLETNPNVVTHSPLHVLRDRDPVSTSIAPCDLQGRVLFDQVLNSNDRARAQTQGGGATLGNSKEKRFLCMFCSKGFSCTQKVEIHQRIHTGVKPFSCTQCHMRFAQAGHLKRHQRVHTGVKPFSCTQCQMRFAQAGDLKRHQRVHSGEKPFSCQMCEKRFSRQHQLKMHLKVHTGERAFS; translated from the exons ATGAGCTTTGTGAAGCCAGTGGGAGACAATACATGGACagatgaccaaccaatcactgttgatgaggggagtggaacctcaacccagcATGTTATTGTGATAGAG TCTGCAGATGCCAAGGCTGCAGGTCCTGGGGTGAGAGGAGTGGACCCACAGCACAGCAGAGACATCCAGACTGGTGCGGCTGTAGCAATGGAGGACCCCGCCACCACCCCAGCGCAGCCCAGCTCCCGACACAGCATCACAGAGGTCAGTGGAACGCGGAATGCCATCCTTAGGTCAGAGTCAGAGACTTTAACTGTGACACAAAGGCTTTTGCACAAAGGATCTGACGACAGgtcagacacagagagactggagagactgggcTGTCCTCCTGCTCCCGGCTCAGAGTATTTACTTTACGGTAACCGAAGCCTGGTTAATTCCCATCGGGACTCAGGTGATGCGTTAGAAACTGGCAATGATCAATCTTGTTCTTACACTATAGAGATGGACCCTGGCAACATATCCTTAGATTTAGAGACACATGCTGATCCGTCTAGAGGGGACTGGAAccggtacagtagtagtgtatactCTGAAGGGTGCATAGATAAGAAAGGGGAAGGTCTGGTCGCAGATGAATTGACTGTGAAAGTGGAGGGCGACGTTCCTCCCGCATGGAATGCAGCTTGTGCAGGACTCTCACAGGGCAGAGATTTCTTAGATTACAGTTTAGAGACAAATCCAAATGTTGTGACCCACTCCCCTTTACACGTGCTCAGGGATCGCGACCCAGTGTCCACGTCGATTGCGCCTTGCGATTTACAAGGTCGTGTCCTTTTCGATCAGGTATTGAACTCAAACGACAGGGCTAGAGCCCAGACTCAGGGAGGGGGAGCCACATTAGGCAATAGTAAAGAGAAacggttcctctgcatgttctgtagCAAAGGCTTCAGCTGCACCCAgaaggtggagatccaccagaggatCCACACAGGGGTGAAgcccttcagctgtacccagtgtcacatgcgcTTTGCCCAGGCTGGccacctgaagaggcaccagagggtccacacaggggtgaaacccttcagctgtacccagtgtcaaATGCGCTTCGCTCAGGCTGgtgacctgaagaggcaccagagagtCCACTCAGGGGAGAAACCCTTCAGCTGCCAGAtgtgtgagaagaggttctcccgCCAGCACCAGCTGAAGATGCACCTGAaggttcacacaggagagagggcATTCTCCTGA